The Rhodamnia argentea isolate NSW1041297 chromosome 10, ASM2092103v1, whole genome shotgun sequence sequence TTAACTATGCATCATTTCTTGCCAACATCACACAATTAGTAAAGGCGGAATTTGCTACACCACAATTCACACCATAAAGGTGTAGTGAAAGCAACCTTTCCCAACAGAGAAGAAGCTTCCCATTTCCAAAACTAGCCTGAGAGATGACATACCTTCCATTGACAAGGCTGTGTGGACCATGAGATGGTTCAATCTCTGTGCTTCCAGCCGCTGATCATCTTTACTAGGGTCAAACAAAATAACCGTATGGAAGTTCCCATCACCGGCATGAGCAACTACAGTGCTGTCATTATAAGGCAAAACCACACAAAAATATGTATACTTCAGTCCTATGCAAGTCCTCACAATTATGAAGAGCAAACTCATTCCATTTAATTTAGCATGGACATTATAGCTTGTACCACGTGAGTCGTGATGCATCCAGCGCTTGTTTGGACCTTGCTATTAGTTTGGCAAGGTGTGACAAAGGAACGCAAACATCCTACAATGTTGAAGAGGTTGTACAGTGCAAATAGATAATTAGCATCTGATCCACTATTCTATAGATTCTGCTAACAGATCATGATATCTAGGCCTTTAATGGGACTGAGTTGCAGAATTTGATGCAGAATACATCGATATCAGCAGCAATGATTTATAGTAATACTCAAgccaaaacaaattgaaaacaGATACAAACACAAAACTCCTTAAAATCCACCAAGAAATTCCTTGACAAGGAACAGATAAAAAGCAAAGGCCAAGGGTTGTTTCCTGTCACACGTATTCTGAGACATTCTCTTGGTCTTTTCCATTCTTTCAAGCCAGAAGAACATAATCTCTACTTTAGGGGGAACGTTGCACGTGAGCACAGAGTGAAAAacttaaataaattataataacaacaataataatgataGTAACattgacaaaataataataGCCACAACAGCAATAATCGAGATGTATCAACAAATAGAGATGCCACGAACCGTAATCATAGCCTCGGAAGTGGGTTCCATAGCAAAGCAAGCCCATAGAGCTTCCTTTCTTATCTGCATGAGCACaagaaaaaatacaatcaagtccttatCTAGACAAAACCAATATCGAGAGAATATGATACCCAAGTCAGACAGCCAAAAAGTAGTTTTCTGTTATTATTGACAAAGCAATCatacgaaggagaagaaaagacaaCAGAATATCAATGATCTAGTATATATATGAGCTAGCCAATCCATAGATGAGGCATATACAATGAAGATAAAAGGTGCATAAACGACTATCAGTACCAGAGGGGAAAAATATAGATATTATAAGCAGAGAACAACCACTGCATGCCCCTATGCCTAGTCCAACACGGAAAAAGGCATGTTTTTATATGGTACTAAACTAACAAGCATACCTTCCAAAGTTCCTTCTTGGCTTCAGGATCCTTTGCAAAAACAAAGTCCGAGCCATTGTGCTCTGAAACAATCTTCTGAACCATAGTTGTTTGCTCGAGTGAATAAGCCTCTATACTACAGCAAAAATGAGATTAGCTTTgtggcaacaaaaaaaaaagggggtatATAAAGGAAGAATTGCTTGCTCGTTTGAGTACATTATGATTTTGTAGTCAAGAAAAGATCCAAAAGGCATATGTTAACAACAGGATGAAGAAAGAGTAGAAGAGAGATCATATTAAACGCTCAAGTCCCCAGCCAGGAAAGATCGCTCTGTTGTTGCCACCAACAAATGATCTTGTACTGAACTTAGTGACTTAGTACCGACTAAATTCTGAAAACTACAAGCCATTGTGGTGGGCTTTTAAATGCTAAGTACTATGTAATAGCTTCTTCTTATCTATGTGGTGAGATAAGCCATAACTTCTTCTAAAAGCAAATAACCTGATTCCCTGAAACATCTGAAAATACTAAACACAGGTAACTAATGACGACACAGAAGAATGCTGTGCAGCACCTAGACACATGCTGTGGACCGGACAAGTACTGCATCAACAAGCAGGCAACCCCTCCCcctcccaaccaaaaaaaaaaaaaaaaacgcgctCTGCTATTCTTTGTCAAAAATACCATATGCAGGTCTTAAGAGGTTGGGCATTGGATAACACAAAGTAAGAAGTTGAACCAGGATGCTACTAGAAAATTAAgttgaaaaacaaataataggTAAATAGTGTCTCTTCACCTGTGCCAATAAATTCAAACATCAATGTAGGTTGTTCAGGCAAATTCTTTCCATTAGCAAGATTAACAGCCTTCATTTGGACCTCATCCAACAACTCAACCCTTGATACCTTGTCAGTAAGGAAAGAGGTTCAGCAGATATTTGGTGGACCCCACATTTTTGTAGGGTAGATGAAAAGATAGAGGCAGAGCAGCTAGAGAAGTGGCTCAATAAGCTGCTACCTGTATACCCGAGTGCATAGCGGCAATAGCAACGTCTGCTGCATCTTTCACCGAGGGAAAGTTGCACATTGCAACCTGCAGCAAGATCAGGATCAACCAACAGAAAAAGATCTCCATGAGCACAAGAGCTTATTTGAAGTCAATTTAACCGCTCAGTTTTCTAAACAAGGGCATATAAATGATGTGAAATAGACTCTTATCAGTTCAAGAAATGCAAACAAGCTAAGCACCAAACTTCATTTTGAAACACTTACAGCTCTAGAGGCTATCACAAATGAGCAACCCATGATGACTATTTTCAAGAAGCAATGTGTCCTTGCATGTTCTTATCCACTCAAACAACATATGGTAACATATCGACAAATTACAAGAGAGAATCAAGTGTCTCAACATAAACACTTCTTCTGGTCATTTCTTTATCAATTATGGGAATACAAAAAATCTACTTCTCTAGCATTCTGACCGAAGTCACCCTAAGTATTATCCACTGTAGTCCACATCCAATACTAAGCCTCGCAGTTTCTCCTTCTATGTAAATGTAATCATTTTTCCAATGGGGTTGCCCGTCCTGATGATGCTCTCACCCAAGCTGGCTTGACATAGGAATTTCAATGCTAAACTATGCTCTTACACCAACAGGCACCTCTTGAGAAAATATATGTCATAAACACTCTATCCCCATTGAATATGTAATTTGGCTCATTCATGCCCCTGTTGCACCTTGTTCTAACCCCTTTGGCCCTACGATCAGTCCCTGCCCTCATCAGACCGGCGTCAATGAGatgaaataataacaaaagaaGGGCAAAGTAAAATGCTTCTCCTCAATGAATTTGaagactcttttttttgggggtaaaGTAAGTAGTACATTGACTTTTCACAGCGCAAATTACAAAGATgaagccgaacacaaaaacctcatACCCGTGGTGACACTTAGGAGTGTCACcacgggtgcaaaggtgtaaCGGCTAAACAATGGACAAGCCAAGAGCGCATGCTCAACTAAAAACAAAAGGCACCTTCCAGCCAAAAGAATAACCGAAAGGAGAATTACAACAACAGAAAATGGGCAACAGCCCCCACTAATCAAAGATAGATGAATTTGAAGACTTCAGATGGGGACATATAATAAATATGTGTACAATTGACATGTGCCGACGAAATTGAAAGAGATTCTAAAGTACCACTGAATGCTGTGGAAGTTTCTGAAGTCGTAGGGTAACTTCTGTTATCACACCCAAAGTTCCTTCACTTCCAATGATCAGGCGGGTCAAATCATACCTGTTATTTGAATAATCACCAATGTCAGCAGCACATTGTAAAAAAATCATGTATAGCTGAAAGCTTACTAAAACCTGACATTCTAGAAGGGaaattttttcaatgtttttagCATTTGAGTCACATGTGTTCATTGCTGCAAACCCTGAGGAATAATTTTTTCTGGAGCTTGTAATATATATTGACTATTAAAACTTTCTCTAATATCTCTAACTATTGTCATACGATTGTGCTCTCACATTTCACAAGCCTCAGCagtcaaaattatttaaatttacaTCCCAAGTAGTCAAGAATACAGAGAAAACCAGAAGAGAAGCACCTGGACTGTGAATTCTtcctaaaagggaaaaagaaatccaTTGGAATGGCATTGAGATGGACTCTATGCTCATAAAGAAAGCAATAAAAAAGCTATAACCTTAGTTTAATCTGCACCTAAATATCAAAAGTGCCTTCTACTTAAATTAATGGCTCGTCTAACCTATAATTCACACATTTTCCATCAATCCTTTAAAGAAATCTTCATATCTTCCTCTGGCTATACATAGAGAGACTGATACAAAACAATTCTACTTAGACATTCATAGGGATAGGGCTGATCTCATCAAATGACAGTCATCAGATTTCTATCCGCTCTTAGTTATCCGATTTCTATATTTCAAGTTATGCCAAGTGTGACTAAGAGCAAAATGGGTTGAAGATATATGGCTTGGACACCAGAAACAAGAAGACTAAACATTATGGAACTTTCAGATAAGTTCCACTTTATACAGACACACTAAAAGGCAATTTAACAGTAGGCGTACCTGAAACACAGCAAATATAGTATTGTGTACTTTAATTACATTTGAGAACTTTATAGGTATCATCCCACAATCCACCAACCTTCGtgttcttctcttccttcataCAAGCTTCACATATCTCTCATCTATCAGGATCTATACGGGCAAGGATATGAACCAAAGCTCTATttacattttcttgttttttgttggTGGTGGAGTACAGTACATCCAATGAAAGCTTGTAACTCTTGCCACATCTCCACTACAGGCACACAACAATGCCCTTTGTCAACCAGGTTTTAAATCCAACCGCTCTTCCATCACAACCACTTAGCTTTATTTGGTTTTTCCTAATTCGTTTCATTCATTAATAAAATCAGTTCCTCCACAAAATCTAAGGGTGGCTTCCTCATTTCAACTTCAGACACACTACCCACCTAATAAATGCTAAAATAAAGTAAGGTACAGAAAGCCGCTAGAGGAAAAAGCTGAGCGAAAGAATAACAGAACCAACCCTGCAGCACTCTTTCGAGCCCTAGAGGCAGTCTTTACTACATCTCCATTGGCCAGAACTACCTACAAtacaagctgttaaagaaatcCTGCAACATGTAAATGAAACAAGAGAAATCCTGCAGcattagaacaaaaaaaggaagaactCCACACACCTTAAGGCTGATAACATTGTCGCGCATAGTTCCATACCTACATGCTAACAACTTAAGtgattaaaactaaaaaatagaaTATTATTTCGGGCAATAGCGTAGTTATTCACcataaagagaaaaggaagaaccaGTTAATGGTCGAAGCTTAATAGTATGCACACCTTCCTATGAAAGGGTAACATTCATCTTTCATatagaaaaagcaaattcaAAATCTGGCCGCCACTGTCTGCTCCAACGGTATACTAAGGAACCACAAATCAAAAGTCTGCTACTGAACTATGGCTACTTCTTTGACAGGAACttacattaaaaatattttgtaaaagtGATCCCGACAGCACCCACCAAGAGAAAGAAACCCACTTAAGAGATTTTttaccatggccattttctgaCTAGCAATTGTTTCATGTCATATTTAGCCGAGGTCAATTGCTTCATATCATATTTAGCTGAAGTCATAGGGAAAAGATTCCTTTGAAATAGATTTTATTCAAACAATCCACAGCTATTGACTTGCTGGAGAATATACTACGACACGTCATCATTAAAGTGCCTGCTCTCTTTGGAATTTAACATGGACACCTCTCTTGAAAGGCCATTTGGAATGACTTCTGCTTTTTacttttgccttttcctttaCTACTTGTGTTTGAATTGAACTTTTAGCAAATGTTGACTACCAAAAACTTTAATATGTGGAGTGATTTcataattgttttcttttttcaaaaattcttttcAGCATCTACAAAATTTTGGAGGAAAGTTATTTACTTTCTTTAAGCCCAAACAAATGGATGTCATAGTTAATCTCTGTGATGACTGTTAAGCTTTCATGGCATTCTAGTATTTATCATAAAACCAGGAACTATCCAACCCTTTCTGCCCATCATCACTTAAACAGGAAAAACAAGGTTCACTTATTGGAATATTCCCCGTCCTCTAAAATAAATCAGAAGGAAAGAAGCATGGAAACCTAATCAACATTTGAACTGCCAAGCACTCCATACCAATTAGCAGCTTGTTGATATTTGGCATAAGAAAGAGGATGGCCATGGTAAAAGTATAGCAACGCCATTGCAATCATGAAATAACATGATGAAGAAAGCAAAGCAACTAACCTTACAGCCAGAGAACCCGAGCAACGAGTAGCACACATACCGCCAATAGTAGCGCCAGGACCTGTTTACCAGCATACTTGAGAAACTTTGAGATATTCCACACTAAACTGTACCACGGAAAGCACAAAGATCGACAAGATAAACCTCTTTCACAAGCAAATTCCCTAAGACTATTCTTAAATGCACACTAATCCGTTGAAAATAACTATACAGTAGAATATTAAGTCAAGTAAGGAGGTGCCATAAGTTCCAGCATTAAGAATAGTACAAAGAACTGACATGAGGTGTTGAAAAGTAAAGTGACCTGGATCAAGAGGAAAGAATAAGCCATAAGGTTCCAAATACTCATTAAGCTCCATCCAACCAATGCCAGGCTCAACAACCACATCCATGTCCTCAACATGCAATGCTTTGAccctcttcaaaaaaaaaaaaaggagcgtAATTTAAGCACCAAAAATAAGgaataagaataaaaataaatcaatcaattattccAACGCAAGACAGATACTTTATGATGCCTCTCTAAAGCAGTCTTTAAGAACATGGCGTAACATAAGTCACTGCAACATCACTGAAACTCTCTTGCCAAAAGTATTGCAGAAAAGCTAGACAAGCTCTAATCATGATCCGGTTATGAACAAGAATATAACTTCAAACAAGATGTTAAAACGAATATGATCGGCTTATGCTAGTAAAGAAATTCCGCACAGCTTAAAATCCAAGATGAATGGGAAATGTGTGAGAAGAAGCATGAGTAATTACAAGTGCACCATACTGAAAGATTTGATAAGACCacaaccaactgttctaaaagcttaagctgttagatgaaagcgtggtttaatatttaattactctaacactccccctcacgcttagtctgttctttttgcctagtactaagcgtggaaatattttattgaggaggcaaataggagcctagaaagatttgaattcaggACCTCCTGCTCTAATACAATGAAAGATTTGATAAGACTacagccaactgttctaaaagcttaagctgttagatgaaagcatggtttagtatttaattactctaacacatACAATGGAAAGAATATAAACTGACACCATGAATTAGGTCCTCAGAAGACAGCCTCAGTTGTAAGACAAAAACTGTGCATGCTGTTCCTGGAAGGGAGGACCTAAATAGATGAAGAGTGATGGAGCTCGCACTAGACAAGAAAGGGAAGGACAATCAAACATATAACTGATTGAAGGAGATAACAATCTAAATCCCATTAATTCAGCCTATTCCCAAACACAGAAGTCGCAGAACCTAAAGTTACTTCATGAGCACCATAGATGGACGATATTCAGAAAGTTCCCATCCATATGTTGAAGCTCACGAACACAGGCATGAACCTATAGATTTCCCTTAATGACTATCAAATGACATTAACCTTGAAACTTTATTAGCAAAAGAAAGTAAAGTTGAAAGGGAGTAAAGGTTGTCACGAAATCTAATTTAACTCAAGAAATTGTATATTACATTTTGTAATTCATTATGAaggctaaaaaaatatttcatgaagGGTCCCGAGGGGCAAATCCTTATACAAACAGGTTCTTAATGAGAAcccaaaaattttatgatactCATCTTTCTAATTCTACCTCTTACACATGATCGCAGTATAATTTAGACGACACTAGCGAGCAACcatgtcaaaaaaataaaaataaaaataaaccacCAAATTATTACGAAATAAAATCCATGCGAAATGAATTTGGACATTAAGATTTCCCATCGACTTGGGTTTCAATTGTAGAATTAGGAATCTGTATTTTCAGCATAATAGGCAGCTATTTAGGTAAAATATAAAGTAAAGGTAACTGCGCATACTTTCATCAGTGTCATATCAATGCAAACACCTCCATTGGGAGATAATGTGTGACCTTCAATTGATGTAGCTCCACCATATGGCACAATGGGTACCTGTTTGGGGAATTTTGAACAGTTACCAGTTAACATTTAAAGCAGTTCAAGACTTAAAATGCAAATGGGAGTACTTTCAGCAAGTGAATTAGGCCAGCAAAGGGCCATCTGCTTTCTATTCTATAGAGTTATCTGAAAAATTTTAAAGGTTAAAAGAGAACACCAGCCAATTACAAACATAAGAAACATGTACTAAAAACAGAAATATTAATTTACTGAAATCGCATTGAAGGATATAACCTTGTGTTCGTTGCAAGATTTGACTATCTTAGAGACTTCCTCCTCGGACCTGAAAGTCCATAATACACATTACGAAAGTGGAAGTGCATCAAAATTTCATAATTGAAGCAAAGGAAGCCAAGTTCTGGAGTTTCCCATTAAGTTCTTTTTCCGAAGGGAAAGATAGAGCTAAACGTTCATTACAGCAGAAACTTGCATTTACGCATGCGCCACTAATAATTCCGATTCATACAACCCGATAAAATCCAAAAAGCCCATCTTGGGGCCAACTTATTTGTGCTTCATGTGAGTGTTTTGGACTTCTCATGATATCTGAAATTACTATAAGAGAACTTCTGCTCTAAGCTTTTCGCTGGTACTCATGCATTTGATGAGCATGCACAAGCACATATGAGAAATCCCATCTGCTTCTAGTTTGATTGCTCGCATTACTTGTATAAAACCTCATCAACTCGAGACACAAACAGATTAGAATCAGTTTATGGTCAATGAGATGAGATGGAAAATAGCTATCGAAAGAATATGATAAACAAGGAAATGCAACTATACAAACTAATTAAATTATTCATTGACAATGAGAACGAGTAAATCCAAAGAAAGAGGTTCTTCTAAACATTCAAACGCATCAAGTAATGAAAAACAGAATTGGTACCGAGTAGGAATACACACTAATTTGCAGCAGCGTCTTTGAAAATTTCATAGTCAGGAAACTTAACATTGCTAACTTGCTAGAGAAGTCAACCGAAAAATTAACAGACGATCAAATATATTAGTTAGTGATTATGTCATTAAACTAGAGTTCCCAAAAAACGTCTTCAAACCATGACCAAAATTGATTCCCCATGTAATagtatattttgttttttagtgATCGTGTTATTAAGCTATAATTCCTGAAGAAAATCTTCAACACCACGAGTATCCTGATAAAATCATTCCCTCCTATTCCCCAGGATCTACGTATCTGGTCGATACACCAACTAATAAGGATGACATTACATCCCCATTTTAACTAAAATTCGGTTGCCATTCCTCTTTACCTACTTCACCTGCACACCACGTTCACACAGATCAGATAGTACGCCATTGATGTGATCCAGTGAAATTGAGCTAGGGTCTTCAATTTTCTACTTAAAGTACTATTTGGATACAAAATAACCAAGCATTGGATTGGTGAATATGATGTACTGGACAAAGATAACCAATCTTACCTGGGAAAGACAACCACATCAGGAATATTCACTGCTTTGTGAAAACTGTTTTGGGGCGTTCCATGGAAAGACCTCTCATCATAATCCATTGTCACGTTTTCCTGCACAAGTTATACCACAATAACCAACATGATAAGCGAGGATGTCCTCATCCTACAGGTAACAAACAAGTTCAACAGACTGtcaagtttgagataaattacCCCACAGATAGCCACAAGTTCATCAATGAGCTCTTGTGGAACCTCCTTGTGAGAGCCTTTCACCAGATATGCCGTGCTGCCTTTGCCCCCGACCTTGACACCTCTGACATCAAAAGCATAATTGCCAGCAAATCAAGATCCTCAGAGCTCATTAAAAGTTGAAATGGGAAGAAAATTCATGAGCACTAGAACGCAAAGGAtccagaattgaaaatttatcatcCCACTATTCCTAGTTTAATTGCTGAGAAACtcagagaaaaaaagaataagttcGACTCCAGAAAACTTTCAGTACAAACATACGGAAGATGAATATATGTACACATTCGGCTAAAAACAGAGCATATATGTCCACAATATAAAATGGTAGAGATTTAAAGTAACCATAGGTAGTTCAATTACTTTTTTCTAACTTAAACGTGTCCACCTTTCTTTTATCCAGCTTCTTATCAAGAAACAGAAGTTTGAGACagaatgtagccaaagcattcAATGATTCCAAGTCCCAAATAATCAACAGCTAAGAACAAACAACCCAGATTTGAGCTGGTATTGAAAGTTTCTGGAGAATCATGGGAGTTTGCCAAATGTTAATTCCTGCGTAGGATTTTCAACTACCTAAACAATCAATTGTTTTGTAATGTCACAGTGACGATATTGATCATTCATAGTCCACTGGCAGAACGACCCCAGCGACACCAAAGAGACCACAATCATAAACTGCTAAATCAGAGGTATCGTGAAAAAGCTGATTCTAGCAGGGCATGTAACATGACCCACATCACACGGAAGAACCGCAATTTCAACCACTCGACAAGGTCTCCACCGAGCAGAAAACTTGTTACTCCATGTCCTCAACAGTGAAAATTCTTGTTTGTTTTCATAAAGGTATAAGATGAACGAAGATTCTTCTGCCACTAAGTGAAAAGATTTTACTTTTCCTAGTGTCATTTTCACTTCTGTTCTTCCATCTTTATCTAGACCACCATCATTAGCTGCCTATTCACAAAGCTCGCACTCAACTTCAACTTCAGCATTTAATCCCAATACTTCACCAAAACAGGACGAACACCGAAACGCACATCGAGGAGAAAACTCCGTACCCAGCATCCACAACGGGAGCTCCGCAGAGAGACGGCTCCGGAGAAGACCGAAGAGCGAGCGATCCGGCCGATGCGGCCACCGCGAGCGGGACCAAGGCGCTCGACCACAGCCAGAACCGACGGTCGTCGCTTCCGCCAGACACGGCAGCGGTAGCCGCGAGCGCCCCCTGCGCCGGAGAGGAATGACGGCGCTGGGAACGCGCGCGGCCGCGGAAAACGTCGAGGATGGCCCTGGAAGAAGAGGCGCGCAAGCGGCTGAGCCAGGAATTGAAGGCCATGACGACGGCGGCGCCGGCGGAGATGATGACGAAGAAGAATCGCGAGAGGGTCGGGAGGTGAGATTTGCGAGAGAAATGGCAGCTCAAGGTGGTCAGTGGAAGTAGGACTGAACAAGGAAGGCGCTTTGGCGACTGGAGCGAGCGAACTGAACTAAATAGAATCACTGAAGTGGGGACTTGCTTCGTTGACTGAATACGATAAAGGATCGGACACGAGCGTCGGCGgaactgattaaaaatcgatATAGTCTTGTCAACATCGGATTTTCCAACAGCCAATGTTTTGTCATTGCGAAAAATTTTGACACGACGCTTTTTCTAGGGGCATGATAAAGATGAAAGACGATCAAATGTACCAAGACGATGCACGTTCTTTCATCATTATCTTTTTCCAATTTCGCGTACTCTCGTTGTCGTGTTTGTCCGCGTGACGGCCCGCCCGCCCGATCCTCACTGCATCGGCGGCTGCCAGCAGCGGCCGGCATCGGCACATCTTCAGCCTTCCCAAGTGAAAGTCCACTTCCATTTCGATATTGATTCCATGGTTCTGCCGTGACACGAAAATCACATTATGCTCCCTAAACA is a genomic window containing:
- the LOC115726678 gene encoding D-lactate dehydrogenase [cytochrome], mitochondrial isoform X1; amino-acid sequence: MAFNSWLSRLRASSSRAILDVFRGRARSQRRHSSPAQGALAATAAVSGGSDDRRFWLWSSALVPLAVAASAGSLALRSSPEPSLCGAPVVDAGYGVFSSMCVSVGVKVGGKGSTAYLVKGSHKEVPQELIDELVAICGENVTMDYDERSFHGTPQNSFHKAVNIPDVVVFPRSEEEVSKIVKSCNEHKVPIVPYGGATSIEGHTLSPNGGVCIDMTLMKRVKALHVEDMDVVVEPGIGWMELNEYLEPYGLFFPLDPGPGATIGGMCATRCSGSLALLACRYGTMRDNVISLKVVLANGDVVKTASRARKSAAGYDLTRLIIGSEGTLGVITEVTLRLQKLPQHSVVAMCNFPSVKDAADVAIAAMHSGIQVSRVELLDEVQMKAVNLANGKNLPEQPTLMFEFIGTEAYSLEQTTMVQKIVSEHNGSDFVFAKDPEAKKELWKIRKEALWACFAMEPTSEAMITDVCVPLSHLAKLIARSKQALDASRLTCTVVAHAGDGNFHTVILFDPSKDDQRLEAQRLNHLMVHTALSMEGTCTGEHGVGTGKMKYLEEELGMEALRAMKKIKQAVDPNNIMNPGKLIPPHVCF
- the LOC115726678 gene encoding D-lactate dehydrogenase [cytochrome], mitochondrial isoform X2 yields the protein MAFNSWLSRLRASSSRAILDVFRGRARSQRRHSSPAQGALAATAAVSGGSDDRRFWLWSSALVPLAVAASAGSLALRSSPEPSLCGAPVVDAGYGVFSSMCVSVGVKVGGKGSTAYLVKGSHKEVPQELIDELVAICGENVTMDYDERSFHGTPQNSFHKAVNIPDVVVFPRSEEEVSKIVKSCNEHKVPIVPYGGATSIEGHTLSPNGGVCIDMTLMKRVKALHVEDMDVVVEPGIGWMELNEYLEPYGLFFPLDPGPGATIGGMCATRCSGSLAVRYGTMRDNVISLKVVLANGDVVKTASRARKSAAGYDLTRLIIGSEGTLGVITEVTLRLQKLPQHSVVAMCNFPSVKDAADVAIAAMHSGIQVSRVELLDEVQMKAVNLANGKNLPEQPTLMFEFIGTEAYSLEQTTMVQKIVSEHNGSDFVFAKDPEAKKELWKIRKEALWACFAMEPTSEAMITDVCVPLSHLAKLIARSKQALDASRLTCTVVAHAGDGNFHTVILFDPSKDDQRLEAQRLNHLMVHTALSMEGTCTGEHGVGTGKMKYLEEELGMEALRAMKKIKQAVDPNNIMNPGKLIPPHVCF
- the LOC115726678 gene encoding D-lactate dehydrogenase [cytochrome], mitochondrial isoform X4; translated protein: MAFNSWLSRLRASSSRAILDVFRGRARSQRRHSSPAQGALAATAAVSGGSDDRRFWLWSSALVPLAVAASAGSLALRSSPEPSLCGAPVVDAGGVKVGGKGSTAYLVKGSHKEVPQELIDELVAICGENVTMDYDERSFHGTPQNSFHKAVNIPDVVVFPRSEEEVSKIVKSCNEHKVPIVPYGGATSIEGHTLSPNGGVCIDMTLMKRVKALHVEDMDVVVEPGIGWMELNEYLEPYGLFFPLDPGPGATIGGMCATRCSGSLAVRYGTMRDNVISLKVVLANGDVVKTASRARKSAAGYDLTRLIIGSEGTLGVITEVTLRLQKLPQHSVVAMCNFPSVKDAADVAIAAMHSGIQVSRVELLDEVQMKAVNLANGKNLPEQPTLMFEFIGTEAYSLEQTTMVQKIVSEHNGSDFVFAKDPEAKKELWKIRKEALWACFAMEPTSEAMITDVCVPLSHLAKLIARSKQALDASRLTCTVVAHAGDGNFHTVILFDPSKDDQRLEAQRLNHLMVHTALSMEGTCTGEHGVGTGKMKYLEEELGMEALRAMKKIKQAVDPNNIMNPGKLIPPHVCF
- the LOC115726678 gene encoding D-lactate dehydrogenase [cytochrome], mitochondrial isoform X3, with protein sequence MAFNSWLSRLRASSSRAILDVFRGRARSQRRHSSPAQGALAATAAVSGGSDDRRFWLWSSALVPLAVAASAGSLALRSSPEPSLCGAPVVDAGGVKVGGKGSTAYLVKGSHKEVPQELIDELVAICGENVTMDYDERSFHGTPQNSFHKAVNIPDVVVFPRSEEEVSKIVKSCNEHKVPIVPYGGATSIEGHTLSPNGGVCIDMTLMKRVKALHVEDMDVVVEPGIGWMELNEYLEPYGLFFPLDPGPGATIGGMCATRCSGSLALLACRYGTMRDNVISLKVVLANGDVVKTASRARKSAAGYDLTRLIIGSEGTLGVITEVTLRLQKLPQHSVVAMCNFPSVKDAADVAIAAMHSGIQVSRVELLDEVQMKAVNLANGKNLPEQPTLMFEFIGTEAYSLEQTTMVQKIVSEHNGSDFVFAKDPEAKKELWKIRKEALWACFAMEPTSEAMITDVCVPLSHLAKLIARSKQALDASRLTCTVVAHAGDGNFHTVILFDPSKDDQRLEAQRLNHLMVHTALSMEGTCTGEHGVGTGKMKYLEEELGMEALRAMKKIKQAVDPNNIMNPGKLIPPHVCF